In Alicyclobacillus macrosporangiidus CPP55, a single window of DNA contains:
- a CDS encoding ParB N-terminal domain-containing protein, translating into MLVEIDKIVVEGRIRKDFGDLQELADDIRENGLINPPVVTPELRLIAGERRLRACKLLGYEQIEVRVMTVKDYEHQLRLEISENENRKEFTFSERVEWARRLEQVEALKAKERQRSGVQEKLPEGLSGQTRDIVAGQAGFGSGRTYEKAKFIADHADAETIRKLDEGEISIHRAYEETKRKLAEAERRIAEAERQREELARAVEAARSRERELLSEMEQREQEWLDELEQARNERQVVVEEKIVPPDDYESLKARVQEQDRQIAELSRAAIEQGLRDKVRYVVADLHQTVVSHRAKMQARLAEQEPDGWAPDPGTAAVIRNCIEALEETIRELEALLVIEKNRGAEVTVDGEFAVLA; encoded by the coding sequence TTGTTGGTCGAGATCGACAAAATCGTCGTTGAAGGCCGCATCCGCAAAGACTTTGGCGATTTGCAGGAGCTGGCGGATGATATTCGGGAGAACGGACTAATCAATCCGCCGGTAGTCACGCCCGAGCTTCGACTTATCGCAGGGGAAAGGCGGTTGCGGGCCTGCAAACTCCTCGGCTACGAGCAGATCGAAGTCCGGGTCATGACGGTCAAGGACTATGAACACCAGCTTCGGCTGGAGATCTCCGAGAACGAGAATCGAAAGGAGTTCACTTTCTCGGAGCGGGTTGAGTGGGCGCGGAGGTTGGAGCAGGTCGAGGCGTTGAAGGCGAAAGAACGGCAACGCTCAGGGGTTCAGGAAAAATTACCTGAAGGGTTGTCCGGACAAACCCGAGACATTGTTGCCGGGCAGGCTGGTTTCGGTAGCGGTCGCACATATGAGAAGGCAAAGTTTATCGCCGATCATGCGGACGCCGAAACCATCCGCAAGTTGGACGAAGGCGAGATCAGCATCCACCGAGCTTACGAGGAGACCAAACGTAAGCTGGCGGAAGCCGAACGCCGCATCGCCGAAGCGGAGCGTCAGCGGGAGGAACTGGCGAGGGCGGTGGAGGCCGCAAGGTCGCGGGAGCGGGAATTACTGAGCGAGATGGAGCAACGGGAGCAAGAGTGGCTTGATGAGCTTGAACAGGCCCGAAATGAGCGGCAAGTTGTGGTAGAGGAGAAAATTGTTCCGCCGGACGATTACGAATCGTTGAAGGCGCGTGTGCAAGAACAGGACAGGCAAATTGCCGAACTTTCCCGCGCGGCGATTGAACAAGGGCTTCGGGACAAGGTTCGGTATGTTGTAGCGGATCTTCACCAAACGGTTGTGTCGCATCGGGCGAAGATGCAAGCCCGTTTGGCGGAGCAGGAGCCAGACGGCTGGGCGCCTGACCCTGGAACTGCCGCCGTCATCAGGAACTGTATCGAAGCGCTGGAGGAGACGATTCGCGAGTTGGAAGCGCTGTTGGTAATAGAGAAGAATCGGGGCGCGGAGGTGACGGTCGATGGAGAATTCGCTGTCCTTGCTTGA
- a CDS encoding DUF2653 family protein — MRMRRWVLMTAACLFLVQPTIADAATYRGGSTYSSRVSSSSTFSGGSAYHSSYTAPSLSAGTVSGSRGAAGATAGSGSSYRSGYTAPSSSVGTTTGSSSTYHSGYKAPSPNVRTPTSGYSSGTVQRPSLSAGHVAAFGAGMLLGSMLHPFGWGWSAPYAAAPVYASGGIGATPAGMAAAAPGWSWVGTILDLVLLAAVVLAIVALVRRRRKKRAGVFATVSPGAAGDSGAGMAMYLDEQAMVDACCEYVARREGCPPQQVEVDLQFDNGRFAADARIGGWRHRQLSQQDMVDAVAEFVAEREGVSPHRVRVDLQFSEQNGVTADAVVV; from the coding sequence ATGAGAATGCGTCGCTGGGTATTGATGACAGCCGCCTGTCTGTTCCTTGTTCAGCCCACGATTGCTGACGCGGCCACCTATCGAGGCGGAAGCACCTACTCGTCTAGAGTGTCGAGTTCTTCCACGTTCAGTGGCGGTTCCGCGTATCACTCCAGTTATACTGCTCCGTCGTTAAGTGCTGGCACTGTATCGGGAAGCCGGGGTGCAGCCGGGGCGACGGCGGGGTCCGGTTCCTCGTACCGTTCCGGGTACACCGCCCCGTCTTCGAGCGTTGGCACGACAACCGGTTCGAGTTCCACGTATCATTCCGGCTACAAGGCGCCGTCGCCAAACGTCAGGACGCCAACCTCCGGGTACTCGTCGGGCACGGTGCAGAGGCCGTCGCTGTCGGCCGGGCACGTAGCGGCATTCGGAGCGGGGATGTTGCTTGGCAGCATGCTGCACCCGTTCGGATGGGGATGGTCTGCACCATACGCCGCAGCTCCGGTGTACGCGTCCGGGGGAATCGGAGCGACACCTGCTGGGATGGCAGCGGCTGCTCCGGGGTGGTCATGGGTTGGCACGATTCTTGACTTGGTTTTGTTGGCCGCCGTGGTGCTGGCCATCGTGGCACTGGTACGGCGTCGTCGAAAGAAGAGAGCGGGCGTGTTCGCCACAGTGTCGCCGGGGGCGGCGGGTGACTCGGGGGCTGGTATGGCGATGTACTTGGATGAACAGGCGATGGTCGATGCCTGCTGCGAATACGTCGCGCGGAGGGAAGGCTGTCCACCACAGCAAGTCGAGGTTGACCTGCAGTTCGACAATGGCCGGTTTGCGGCGGATGCGAGAATCGGCGGATGGCGGCACAGGCAGTTGAGTCAGCAGGACATGGTGGACGCCGTGGCGGAGTTTGTTGCGGAACGTGAGGGCGTGTCGCCGCACCGGGTGCGGGTGGACTTGCAGTTTTCTGAACAAAACGGGGTCACCGCGGATGCCGTGGTGGTGTAG
- a CDS encoding helix-turn-helix domain-containing protein → MSLEPLDFVNFFTFVYLLMTLGKILSKKKKNWSLYMQKWLIPMSIDYQKGVEPAMNMRIRLREARERAGLTQSELARLSGVSQSHISEIETNRTAPTVFVAKKLARVLGVSVDDLIEEEPNEMTELLREVEEKFKEKWIQQGKREVAERMFSQGASVADVVELTGLSEEEAEEMKRVNQR, encoded by the coding sequence ATGTCATTAGAGCCGTTGGATTTCGTAAATTTCTTTACATTCGTCTACCTTTTGATGACCCTTGGCAAAATACTGTCGAAGAAAAAGAAGAATTGGAGTCTGTATATGCAAAAATGGCTTATTCCCATGTCGATAGATTATCAAAAGGGTGTGGAACCAGCAATGAACATGCGCATTCGTCTGCGCGAAGCACGCGAACGAGCCGGACTAACTCAGAGCGAATTGGCAAGATTGAGCGGAGTGTCGCAGAGCCATATCAGCGAGATTGAGACTAATCGGACGGCGCCCACGGTGTTTGTGGCGAAAAAGCTGGCGCGAGTGTTAGGGGTTTCCGTTGATGATTTGATTGAGGAAGAGCCAAATGAGATGACGGAGCTTTTGCGGGAGGTTGAAGAAAAATTCAAGGAGAAGTGGATTCAACAGGGTAAGCGGGAAGTGGCGGAGCGGATGTTTAGCCAGGGGGCTTCTGTGGCCGACGTGGTGGAGTTGACGGGGCTGTCCGAGGAAGAGGCGGAGGAGATGAAGAGGGTCAATCAACGTTGA